From a single Lolium rigidum isolate FL_2022 chromosome 7, APGP_CSIRO_Lrig_0.1, whole genome shotgun sequence genomic region:
- the LOC124670923 gene encoding 2-oxoglutarate-dependent dioxygenase 21, chloroplastic-like produces the protein MASHQPQQALPVINISLLGDKDPAARALVVQDIARACLDRGCFQVINHGVSKIVMDGALEAASEFFDMSTGYKEVHASDDIRSPVRYDTTSKDGISKSRSFLKHYANPLDDWINLWPMQPATYREKMGTYSAEIQSLSMQLMGAIVQGLGLGPTYLHDKLGEGLQFVALNNYPQGSSLAGDTVGLAPHSDYGFITILLQSSPGLEVMHHDDHAWTPVPAIPGALHVHLGDHLEVLSNGRLRSLMHRAILNTDEARISIASIHGVAMDENVECAEELVDEGHPKMYRESSFRDFLDFLPTNVKTYRRFVQTLKIDTAA, from the exons ATGGCAAGCCACCAGCCGCAGCAAGCATTGCCGGTGATCAACATTTCCCTGCTCGGCGACAAGGACCCCGCCGCACGGGCACTCGTCGTCCAGGATATTGCGCGGGCGTGCCTCGATCGTGGCTGCTTCCAG GTGATAAACCACGGCGTTAGCAAGATCGTCATGGACGGTGCCCTCGAAGCCGCCTCCGAGTTCTTCGACATGTCTACGGGGTACAAGGAGGTGCACGCGTCCGATGACATCCGAAGCCCGGTCCGGTACGACACGACCTCGAAGGACGGGATCAGCAAGTCCAGGTCCTTCCTCAAGCACTACGCCAATCCCCTGGACGACTGGATAAACTTGTGGCCAATGCAACCTGCAACATACAG GGAGAAAATGGGAACGTACTCCGCGGAAATACAGAGTCTGTCAATGCAGCTCATGGGAGCCATTGTGCAGGGCCTGGGACTAGGACCAACGTACCTGCACGACAAACTTGGAGAAGGATTACAGTTCGTGGCCCTCAACAACTACCCACAGGGATCATCGCTGGCAGGCGACACGGTCGGGCTGGCGCCTCACTCCGACTACGGCTTCATCACCATCCTGCTGCAGAGCTCCCCGGGGCTCGAGGTGATGCACCACGACGACCATGCCTGGACGCCGGTCCCGGCCATCCCGGgggctctccatgtccatctcggTGACCACCTGGAGGTGCTGAGCAATGGCCGGCTCAGGTCACTTATGCACCGGGCAATCCTTAATACTGATGAAGCTAGGATTTCTATTGCCAGCATCCATGGTGTAGCAATGGATGAAAACGTCGAATGCGCCGAGGAGCTCGTCGATGAGGGCCACCCCAAGATGTACAGGGAGAGCAGCTTCCGTGACTTCCTCGACTTCCTGCCCACAAACGTCAAAACGTACCGGAGGTTCGTCCAGACCCTCAAGATCGACACAGCTGCTTAA
- the LOC124676440 gene encoding flavanone 3-dioxygenase 3-like: MSDNSKSVPREQLPLDELHPPPMPVINLGHLILQPETRPGVIEDITKACHDLGYFQVINHGISESIMDGAFEAGLDFFKLPSEIKEEFASDDLRQPVRYDTSSKDGISMSRAFIKHYAHPLSDWMQYWPEKPPTYREHMGNFAVEVRRVALQLMEAILEGLGLGKDYQHEKFEEGLQLMSVNCYPKESEGDVAIGLAPHSDYGFLTILLTSCRGLEVVDRNSNSWKVVQQLPHALHVHVGDYMEVLSNGRVKTVVHRAVLNPEEERISIASILGFALHEKVACAKELVDEQNPEKYKESSFNDFLDFLTSNMDNKDRNFLGSIRM; the protein is encoded by the exons ATGTCTGACAACTCAAAGAGTGTCCCTCGGGAGCAGCTGCCGTTGGATGAACTCCACCCGCCGCCAATGCCGGTGATCAACCTGGGTCACCTCATTCTTCAACCTGAGACACGACCTGGCGTGATAGAAGATATCACCAAAGCTTGCCATGATCTTGGATACTTCCAG gttataaaCCATGGAATCAGTGAATCTATCATGGATGGTGCTTTTGAAGCAGGTTTAGATTTCTTCAAACTGCCAAGTGAGATAAAGGAAGAGTTTGCATCAGACGACCTTCGACAGCCTGTTCGATATGACACCAGCTCAAAGGATGGCATTAGTATGTCACGGGCATTCATAAAGCATTATGCTCATCCCCTCAGTGATTGGATGCAATATTGGCCAGAAAAGCCACCAACCTACAG GGAACACATGGGAAATTTTGCTGTTGAAGTAAGGAGGGTCGCTTTGCAGCTCATGGAGGCAATACTTGAAGGTCTAGGATTGGGCAAGGATTACCAACATGAGAAATTTGAAGAAGGATTGCAGCTAATGTCAGTGAATTGCTACCCTAAAGAATCAGAAGGTGACGTGGCGATAGGGCTGGCGCCACATTCTGATTACGGATTCCTTACAATCTTGCTCACAAGTTGTCGGGGCCTGGAGGTCGTTGATCGCAACAGCAACAGCTGGAAAGTGGTACAGCAACTTCCACATGCATTGCATGTCCACGTAGGAGACTACATGGAAGTTCTGAGTAATGGCCGAGTAAAGACTGTTGTGCACCGTGCTGTTCTGAATCCTGAAGAAGAAAGGATCTCTATAGCTAGCATCCTTGGTTTTGCACTGCATGAGAAGGTCGCCTGTGCCAAAGAGCTAGTGGATGAACAAAATCCCGAAAAGTACAAAGAGAGCAGCTTCAATGACTTTCTAGATTTTCTCACAAGTAATATGGACAACAAGGACAGGAACTTTCTTGGGAGCATTAGGATGTGA
- the LOC124674966 gene encoding N-acylphosphatidylethanolamine synthase-like, which yields MDRCQLLQISAAYIVFCIRFLCVRSFGNLEAILYLYFLYRIDDPFMWGFKGFPITDAKLARWVLTAEDICFRNAFMSYMFRVGKCVPITRGAGIYQEHMNEALEVLSTGSWLHSFPEGKVAQDHQPIRRLKWGTASLIVRAPVTPIVLPIIHTGFEKVMPEKSFFGRRPPLPLCGKEIQIIVGEPVEFDLPSLKQEAATIPQDTSFERKGWPTITPEGLDEAAQRWLYQKMSDKIRSVMEGLRKTLLNQKQH from the exons ATGGATAGGTGCCAGCTGTTACAGATTAGTGCGGCATATATTGTTTTCTGCATACGGTTCTTGTGTGTCCGGAGTTTTGGTAACCTCGAGGCTATCCTGTACTTGTACTTTTTGTACAGGATAGATGACCCGTTTATGTGGGGATTCAAGGGTTTCCCTATTACAGATGCGAAGCTTGCAAGATGGGTGTTGACAGCTGAGGATATCTGCTTCAGAAATGCGTTCATGTCTTACATGTTTAGAGTCG GAAAATGTGTGCCGATCACAAGAGGGGCTGGAATTTATCAAGAGCATATGAATGAAGCCCTTGAAGTACTTAGCACTGGCAGCTGG TTGCATTCATTCCCTGAAGGAAAAGTAGCCCAAGATCACCAGCCAATCAGACGACTAAAGTGGGGAACTGCCAGTCTTATTGTCCGAGCACCTGTAACCCCAATAGTTTTGCCTATTATTCACACTGGTTTTGAAAAG GTCATGCCAGAGAAATCATTCTTTGGGCGCCGTCCACCATTGCCCCTCTGCGGCAAGGAGATACAAATTATTGTGGGAGAACCAGTAGAATTTGATCTGCCGAGCTTAAAGCAGGAAGCAGCAACGATACCCCAAGACACATCGTTTGAAAGGAAGGGCTGGCCGACCATCACGCCCGAGGGGCTAGACGAGGCAGCGCAGAGATGGCTTTACCAGAAGATGTCGGACAAGATTCGGTCTGTGATGGAGGGGTTGAGGAAAACGCTTCTGAAccagaagcaacattga